Proteins encoded in a region of the Pseudomonas denitrificans (nom. rej.) genome:
- a CDS encoding HlyD family efflux transporter periplasmic adaptor subunit — protein MASETRAAERLRRELQDPLLASSHPVSRPLLWALLLSLVAAVAWAAWAELDEVTRGDGRVVPFSRMQKIQSLEGGILDRLLVQEGELVQVGQPLVRLDRTHFETSWQEAANQAEVLGAAIARLDAEVMGQDHIVFPAGVPADGPVARSERELFKSRRDKLEENTRSLQQQVRLAQSQLALVKPLVERRAVSQMEALKLSQDIATLSGKLTELKNTYFQDAYTERQEKKAQLAQIEPIVQQRKDQLRRTEILSPVRGRVNTVLISTRGGVVQPGEPIMEVIPVEERLLVEAKVKPRDVAFLVPGMPAKVKITAYDYSIYGDLKGTLEQISADTIEEDTVHGKEYYYQVLIKTDGSQLMRNGEVLPIIPGMVAEVDILSGKRSVLNYLLRPLLKARLM, from the coding sequence ATGGCCAGTGAAACCCGCGCTGCCGAACGCCTGCGTCGCGAGCTGCAGGACCCGCTGCTGGCTTCCAGCCACCCGGTGTCGCGGCCGCTGCTCTGGGCACTGCTGCTGAGCCTGGTCGCCGCTGTCGCCTGGGCAGCCTGGGCCGAGCTGGACGAGGTGACACGAGGCGATGGCCGCGTGGTGCCCTTCAGCCGCATGCAGAAGATCCAGAGCCTGGAGGGGGGTATCCTCGACCGTCTGCTGGTGCAGGAGGGCGAGCTGGTGCAGGTCGGCCAGCCGCTGGTGCGCCTGGACCGCACGCACTTCGAGACCTCCTGGCAGGAAGCGGCCAACCAGGCCGAGGTCCTCGGTGCCGCCATCGCTCGGCTGGACGCGGAAGTCATGGGCCAGGACCACATCGTCTTCCCCGCAGGCGTGCCCGCCGACGGCCCGGTGGCGCGTTCCGAACGTGAGCTGTTCAAGTCGCGGCGGGACAAGCTGGAGGAGAACACCCGCTCGCTGCAGCAGCAGGTTCGCCTGGCGCAGAGCCAGCTGGCGCTGGTCAAGCCGCTGGTGGAGCGCCGCGCGGTGAGCCAGATGGAAGCACTCAAGCTGAGCCAGGACATCGCTACCCTGAGCGGCAAGCTCACCGAGCTGAAGAACACCTATTTCCAGGATGCCTACACCGAGCGGCAGGAGAAGAAGGCCCAGCTGGCGCAGATCGAGCCCATCGTCCAGCAGCGCAAGGACCAGCTGCGCCGTACGGAAATCCTCTCGCCGGTGCGCGGGCGGGTGAACACCGTGCTGATCAGCACCCGCGGCGGCGTGGTGCAGCCGGGCGAGCCGATCATGGAGGTGATCCCGGTGGAGGAACGCCTGCTGGTGGAAGCCAAGGTCAAGCCGCGCGACGTGGCCTTCCTGGTGCCGGGCATGCCAGCCAAGGTCAAGATCACCGCCTACGACTACAGCATCTACGGCGATTTGAAGGGCACCCTGGAACAGATCAGCGCCGACACGATCGAAGAAGATACGGTGCACGGCAAGGAGTACTACTACCAGGTGCTGATCAAGACCGACGGCAGCCAGCTGATGCGCAACGGCGAGGTGCTGCCGATCATCCCCGGCATGGTCGCCGAGGTGGACATC
- a CDS encoding type I secretion system permease/ATPase, whose amino-acid sequence MNAENVVLLADHEAETDPLRQGLSLLCRQLGRPLGVAELGEGMPLHQGRLPLRFVPRALRRADIVARVDRLALAKMDNYLLPALLLLEDGGTLVLCEQDEQTASVLVPHSDGGVERIARAELEHRYSGVAIFAKCRYRADGRVGDFARREPDHWFFGPLKRLWRSYFEVAMAAMMANLLAIASALFAMQVYDRVVPNAAMDTLWILASGVGLAIVLEGVIRGLRGHLLTTMGKRIDLQLSTLLFERVLNTRLAAKPGSVGAFSTQVREFEGVREFFTASSAAMISDLPFVLLFLLIIALIGGHLVWVPAVAALLMLIPGLFCQGVLARLSRENLREGAVKNGILLESIENLESVKATRAEGRCLHLWENLTAQLAGNAMRTHTLTTALSYGASIVQQLCYIGVVVFGVYRISAGELSVGALVACSILAARAVAPLSQAAGILGRWQHTRVAMEGLDQLMKAPMERPQDKRFVRKERLAGHYRLEALKLAHGENPPAVDIAALEIRPGERVALLGGNGAGKSTLLRLLAGLYDAQSGRLLLDDVAIAQIDPSDRRRHIGYLPQDVALFYGTLRDNLNLEGAAISDDEMFEALDGVGLGDFVRSHPLGLDLPLLGNGSLSGGQRQAVGLARVLLQDPPVVLLDEPTATFDQSTELHVIGYLQRWLEGRTLVMTTHKKTMLAVATRAVVLSQGKVVMDGALDQIVKDRTVQIPGQEGAVHGQ is encoded by the coding sequence ATGAACGCCGAGAATGTGGTTCTGCTGGCGGATCACGAAGCCGAGACCGATCCCCTGCGCCAGGGCCTTTCGCTGCTCTGCCGGCAGTTGGGCCGGCCACTGGGCGTGGCCGAGCTGGGGGAGGGCATGCCGCTGCACCAGGGCCGCCTGCCGCTGCGTTTTGTGCCCCGCGCCTTGCGCCGCGCGGACATAGTCGCGCGGGTCGATCGCCTGGCCCTGGCGAAGATGGATAACTACCTGCTGCCGGCGCTGCTGCTGCTCGAAGACGGCGGCACCCTGGTGCTCTGCGAGCAGGATGAGCAGACCGCCAGCGTGCTGGTGCCGCACAGTGATGGCGGCGTCGAGCGGATTGCGCGGGCCGAACTGGAGCATCGCTACAGCGGCGTGGCGATCTTCGCCAAGTGCCGTTACCGGGCGGACGGGCGCGTCGGCGACTTCGCCAGGCGTGAGCCGGACCACTGGTTCTTCGGCCCGCTGAAGCGGCTCTGGCGTTCCTATTTCGAAGTCGCCATGGCGGCGATGATGGCGAACCTGCTAGCGATTGCTTCGGCGCTGTTCGCCATGCAGGTGTATGACCGCGTGGTGCCCAACGCGGCCATGGACACCCTGTGGATCCTCGCCAGCGGCGTGGGCCTGGCCATCGTGCTGGAAGGCGTGATCCGCGGGTTGCGCGGGCACCTGCTGACCACCATGGGCAAGCGCATCGACCTGCAGCTTTCCACGCTCCTGTTCGAGCGCGTGCTCAACACCCGGTTGGCGGCCAAGCCCGGTTCGGTGGGCGCCTTCAGTACGCAGGTGCGCGAGTTCGAGGGCGTGCGTGAATTCTTCACCGCCTCCAGTGCGGCGATGATCAGCGACCTGCCGTTCGTGCTGCTGTTCCTGTTGATCATTGCGCTGATCGGCGGGCACCTGGTCTGGGTGCCGGCGGTGGCGGCATTGCTGATGTTGATTCCCGGACTGTTCTGCCAGGGCGTGCTGGCGCGGCTGTCGCGGGAGAACCTGCGAGAGGGCGCGGTGAAGAACGGCATCCTGCTCGAATCCATCGAGAACCTCGAGTCGGTCAAGGCCACCCGCGCCGAGGGTCGCTGCCTGCACCTCTGGGAAAACCTCACCGCGCAACTGGCCGGCAATGCCATGCGCACGCATACGCTGACCACGGCGCTGTCCTATGGCGCGAGCATCGTGCAGCAGTTGTGCTACATCGGCGTGGTGGTGTTCGGCGTGTACCGCATCAGTGCCGGCGAACTGAGTGTCGGCGCGCTGGTGGCCTGTTCCATCCTTGCCGCTCGTGCGGTGGCGCCGCTGTCCCAGGCCGCCGGCATCCTCGGTCGCTGGCAGCACACCCGGGTCGCCATGGAAGGGCTCGACCAGCTGATGAAGGCGCCCATGGAGCGCCCGCAGGACAAGCGCTTCGTGCGCAAGGAGCGCCTCGCCGGGCACTACCGCCTGGAGGCGTTGAAGCTGGCCCACGGCGAGAACCCGCCGGCGGTGGACATCGCTGCGCTGGAGATCCGCCCCGGCGAGCGCGTTGCGCTGCTGGGCGGCAACGGCGCCGGCAAGTCGACCCTGCTGCGCCTGCTGGCCGGGTTGTACGACGCGCAATCCGGGCGTCTGCTGCTGGACGACGTGGCCATCGCGCAGATCGACCCTTCCGACCGGCGCCGTCACATCGGCTACCTGCCGCAGGATGTCGCGCTGTTCTACGGCACCCTGCGCGACAACCTCAACCTGGAAGGCGCGGCGATCAGCGATGACGAGATGTTCGAGGCGCTGGATGGCGTCGGCCTGGGTGACTTCGTCCGCTCGCACCCGCTGGGGCTGGACCTGCCGCTGCTGGGCAACGGCAGCCTTTCCGGCGGTCAGCGCCAGGCCGTGGGGCTGGCCCGCGTGCTGCTGCAGGACCCGCCCGTGGTGCTGCTCGACGAGCCCACCGCGACCTTCGACCAGAGCACCGAGCTGCACGTCATCGGCTACCTGCAGCGTTGGCTGGAAGGCCGCACCCTGGTGATGACCACGCACAAGAAGACCATGCTCGCCGTGGCCACCCGTGCCGTGGTGCTCAGCCAGGGCAAGGTGGTGATGGACGGCGCCCTGGACCAGATCGTCAAGGACCGCACCGTACAGATTCCCGGACAGGAAGGAGCCGTCCATGGCCAGTGA